In the candidate division TA06 bacterium genome, CCCCGATATATCGGGGTTCACGCATTTTATTTTTCATATCGTTGTTCTCAAGGCAAAAAAAATCGTAAAATCGTTATTACGTAATAACGTTAAACGTGGATGTGTGTTGATGTCTTGGCGCTTGCCCCGTTTGCGGTGGTCTTTGGGGCTGAATATTTACGAGAAACAGGCAAATTAAAATAACCGAAAAGGAGGTGATAAGAATGGCCTATCTCACTTATGCACAACAGTCAGCATTTGCGCACATAGTTGTCCAGCTGATGAAGGATAACCAGACACAACTCAAAGAAGCCGGGTTTGATGCGGCAAAGAAAATTGCAAGTTTGGAAACATTTGTCAAACAAGCAGTTGAAGATGATGTAAGACAGGAACAACTTAAATCCGAACTTGCCAAAGCAACAGATAAAGCGGTAAAATCGCTGGATACAACTTACAAGCAGGCATCTTCTCTGGTTGATGCGATGGTTGGCGTGATTGGTAAAGATACACCGCTGGCTAAACGAATGAGACAACTCCGAGACCAGATGCAACTTGAAGCTCGGCGCGGCAAGAGGCAACCGAAGTAATTGCCTGCCGGGGTGTAGCCCCCGAATTTGTCCGGGGATGAACTGCCGGCGGATGATGCGTTTCCTGCAACAGAAGAGGTATTTCTGACAGCGGAAAAAGGATTTCTGACAACTGAAAATCGTGTTCTGACAGCGGAATAAGTATCTCCGATAATTGAAGAAGTATTTCTGGCAGCGGAAAAAGGATTTCTGACAGTAGGAGAAGGATCTCTGGCAGCGGAAGAGGGATTTCCGACAGCGGAAAAAGGGTCTCAGAAGGCAGACTTGTCCACCGAAGCCTCCGACTGCGCTAAAGCTTCATCGGATAAATTGGCGAAGGTGGAAGGCAGAAGAATGTCCAATCAGGAAAGTTTGAGAAATTAGCCAATGAAGCCATAGCGGACTTTTGAGCTGGTAAGCGCAGAGAGCTATGAAACATTTTGCTAATCCGTCATTTTGGACTTGCTATGAACAACTACCATCATCTGTTCAGGGCTTGGCGATAAGAATTTCAAGCTTCTCAAAACTAATCCTAATCATCCTTCTTTACAATGCGTTCCAGCGGACGCTCCTGATGTCGTGCCGCTGAGCTTTATCGTTGAGCACATGAGAAAAATATGAAAAAACGGGAATTGCTACAAAAGTTGTTATCTGGGTCGAAGAACATCCGATTTTCAGAAGCAACTACCTGTGCCGAATTATTCGGCTTTAGATTAGATCGTATCAAAGGCAGTCATCACATTTTTATACATCCCGATGTGCCGGAACTGGTAAACCGACAGGACGCGAAAGGAAAAGCAAAACCGTATCATGTGAAACAATTATTGAAGATTATTGAGCGATATAATCTCCAGATGGAGGGCAGAGAATGAGAGACTACCATATCAATCTATTTTATAGTGAAGATGATGAGGGGTACATTGCCGATATACCTGACCTGAAACATTGCTCTGCTTTCGGGGCAACGCCAGAGGAAGCATTGCAGGAGGTATTGAAAGCAAAAGAGGCATGGCTTGAAGCAGCCCGCGCCAATGGAAAGCCAATACCAGCCCCTCATTTTCGACCACTGATTTATCAAGTTGCATGAATAATTGTGTCTAACAAATCACTGCACCTGCCAAAAAGCTGGCGCTTTTTGGTAGGTGAGTTCTAGCGTTGAGCTAAAGAACTAAAGAACCGAAGAACCAAGAAACTAAAACCATGGCTGTGGGGGTGTGCCTGTGAACATCCTGAATTTAAAGGAGGTAAGAAGAAATGAGATTCAAGATTGCCATCATCGCTTTAGCCCTGACTTGCGTCTTTGCCAGTTCTGCCTTTGCCTGGCAACAAAACGGCGTCCCGATCTGCACCGCCGCAGATAGCCAACAGTGTCCCACTATAGTTTCTGATGGTGCTGGCGGGGCGATCATCGCATGGCAAGACTATCGTGGCACGGATTATGACATCTATGCCCAGCGGGTAAGTGCCTCAGGTGTACCTCTGTGGACTGCCAATGGCGTTGCAATATGCACAAATACAGGCGGACAAAGGTTTTCAACGGTTGCTTCTGATGGTGCTGGGGGGGCAATAATAACCTGGCGTGACGCTCGCAGTGGCACGAATTATGACATCTATGCCCAGCGGGTAAGTGCCTCAGGTGTACCTCTGTGGACTGCCAATGGCGTGGCTGTCTGCACGGCCACAGGACACCAAGAACACCCTGGATTGCTTCTGATGGTGCTGGCGGAGCGATCATTGAGTGGGAAGACAAACGCAGTGACCCGAATTGTGACGTCTATGCCCAAAGGATAGATACCTCCGGTGTGTCCCAGTGGACTCTCAATGGCGTGGCAATATGTATAGCTCCGAGTTACCAATGGTCTCATACTATCGTTGCTGACGGTCTTGGTGGGGCAATCATAACTTGGGAAGACTATCGGAATGGGAATTACGANNNNNNNNTTGGTATGATCGTCGGAGTGGTGTGAATTACGACATCTATGCCGAGAGAATAAACGCCTCGGGTGTGACGCAGTGGACTGTCAATGGCATTCCGATATGCACAGCTAACCAGTACCAAGGCTTTCCCCAGATTGTTTCTGATGGTTCTGGTGGAGCAATTATAGCCTGGCAAGACAATCGGAGTGGCACCGCTGATATCTACGTCCAGAGAGTGAACGCTTCCGGTTTGACGCAGTGGACTTCAAATGGTGTGGCGGTATGCATAGCCACAGGGGATCAATGGCGCATAACGATTGTTTCTGACGGTTCCGGGGGGGCAATCATATCCTGGAAAGACAGTCGCAGCGGTAACTACGACATCTACTGTCAAAGGGTACAGAGCTCTGGTATGACTCAGTGGACCGGGGACGGTGTGGCAATATGCACTGCTGCGTACAACCAAGACTATCCAATGATTGTTTCCGATGGTTCTAATGGTGCAATCATAACATGGCAAGACCCTCGCAGTGGCACAAATTGGGACATCTACGCCCAGAGGGTGGATTCTACCGGCTCTACATTAGAAGCACCAATCCTATCTTCTCCAGCCAACGGCTCATTCACCAATGACAATACGCCTTCTTTTGACTGGTCTGATGTGACCGGAGCCACCCAGTATCAGATTCAGATAGATAATGACACTACATTTGCTTCGCCAGTGAAGGATACGGTTGTTTCTGTTTCAAATTACACACTTGGCACTTCATTATCTGATGGCGTCTATTACTGGCGTGTTAGGGCTGGGGACGCAGCAAATAACTGGTCTGACTATACTACAAGATGGAGTTTTACTGTGGATGTTGCAGCTCCCGGTATACCAATCTTATCTTCTCCGGCAGACAATTCAATAACCAATGACAATACGCCTTCTTTTGATTGGTCTGATGTGACGGGTGCCACCAAGTATCAGATTCAGATAGACGATGACAGCCTGTTTGGTTCACCGGCAAAGGATACCGTCGTTTCCATTTCAAAGGACACGCTCGGCAGTCCCCTCGCTGACGGCGTCTATTACTGGCGGGTGCGGGCTGGGGATGCGGCAAATAACTGGTCTGGATACACTAACACCTGGAATTTCACGGTAAATACTGCTGGTGTTGAAGAAGAAGTAGGGACAATTCATGAATTGCCCCCCCCTTCTTACCCTATCTCCTTTACCCAATCCATTCATAAACTGGACATCGTTTAAAGGTTATGAGAAGGAAAAGATAATCGTGTATAATATAGCCGGGCAGAAGGCGGGAGAATATCTGGGGAATAGAGTGGGAGGTGATTTGCCTTCAGGGGTTTATTTTGCTTTTGTGCAAACTCCGAAGAGCGGAGTTCTATTGTGTAAAATTCTCAAATTGAGATAGCCCAAGTTCTCAATAACAAAATACCGTACTTTCCAGGCCTTAGTTTCGGTCATTCTGCCCTTTGAATTTCGAATTTGTTTCGGATTTTGGATTTCGATATTTGGATTTGGCCGGAAAGGTCTACTATTTATCGCACTTATTAGTAAGGAGCCTCATGGATTACGAACGTTTTTTCAAACTGAGCGCCGATCCTTTTTCCAACGTCCCCGACAGTCGTTTTTATTACGACAGCCCCCAGCACAGCAATGCCATCATGCGGCTGGCTCACGTGGCCGAGCGGATGAGGGGGCTGGGGGTGCTGATCGGGGATGTGGGCTCGGGCAAGACCATGCTGGCCCGCCGTCTGCTGGACATCCTAAGGGAGGACGGAAGGTTTGAAACTTCGCTGTTGATCCTGACCCACTCCGAATTCAGTCCCATCTGGTTCCTGCGCCGGATCGGCTCGCTATTAGGGGTCAAGGAACTTTCCGAGGACAAGACCCAGGTCTCGTCGGCGGTGGCCCGGCGCCTGATGGAGATCCACGCCGAAGGACGCAAGCCGGTGATCCTGATAGACGAAGCCAATCTTTTGCGGGGGCAGGCCATCCTGGAGGAAGTGCGGGGGCTTTTGAATCTGGAGCTTTCGGACGTCCGGCTGATAACCTTCATCCTGTTCGGCATGGCCGAGATCGAGCAGAATCTTTTAGTGGACTCTTCCTTGAGCCAGAGAGTGGCCGTCAAATACTACCTGGGGGCCTTGGACGAGGCGGCCATCAAGGAATATGTCCAGCACCGGCTGGTGATCGCCGGACGGGAAGAAGAGCTTTTCACCGAGACGGCCTACGAACTGATCGCCCGTTATTCCCAGGGGCGCCCCCGGCTGATCAACGCCATCTGCGACAACTGCCTGATCGAGGGTTATCTGCTGGAGAAGGACATGCTGGATGCCTCGGTGGTCCAGACGGTGGTTTATAACCTGGGGATCGACCGGGGCCAGGAAGAGCAGGCTCCGGTCAGCGAAACCGCGGCGGGCGGCGATTACCAGTTTTAACGCCAGGCTACGAAGGCTGCACGACGTCTGTGGATATAAATTCTGGTAACTGTTCAGCTATAATTGTACAATCGTTTTCCGGGATTAGCCACAGAAAGCACATAAATCACAAAATAAGGTAACTGTTCAGGCCACAAAGACACCAAGACACAAAGCCACCGATACATCGGGGCAGGGGGGAATCCAGCTAAGAATATGGATTCCTGCTCCCCGTTTTCCCCTGGCCCCGCTTTGGCGGAGCCTCGTCTATGGCGAACTGGCGGGCCTGTCCGCCGTAGTATGTACGAAAGAGGATGGCGAACGAAGGGGGAAATCCAGTGTAAACTTTCTGGATACATGCTTACCCCCGGCCCCGCTTAAGCGGCATAAACTTCGGCGGTGCGTGGCGCAGGCATGACAAGGCGTTGCCTTGATACGTTAAAAATGACAAGGGCCAAAAAGGCCGCCAGGGCGTGACCTCACCCTGCCTTACGGCATCCCTCTCCTAAAGCATTAGGAGAGGGAACGAGGGAGAGGTCTGGAACCCCAGGCATTTGCCCCAAAACCCAAGACATATGCCTTAAGGAGCAAGGCACATGCCTTAAGGTCTAAGGCACATGCCTTAAAGGGTAAGGCAACTGCCTTAAGGTCCAAGGCATATGACGGAAGGTTCAAGGCAAATGCCTTAAAGGGCAAGGCAATTGGCAGAAAGGATGGGGTATATGCCTGAAGGGTCAAGGCAAATGCCCCAAAGCACGGGGCAAATGGTTTGTAAAATAAAGTATGTAGCGGTCATCGTTACATGCTTGAACCAATAAAAAAGGAGAAAGAACCATGTTTAAAAAACTATTTCTTTCGTGCTTGGCAATTGCAACGATTGCGTTGCTGGTTGTTGCGGGCTGCGGCAAGAAAAATCCGGAGGTCGTAAACCAGAAGGACAGCTCCGTCCTGATAGAAATCCCCGCCGGGTCGTTTATTATGGGCAGTAATGATTACGACGACGAAAAACCAATTCATACCGTTTACTTGGACAAATACTACATTGGCAAATACGAGGTAACGGTGGGCCAGTTCCGCAAGTTTGTGAATGCTACCGGTTATAAAACCGACGCCGAAAAAAGCGGCGGCGCATATGTCTATACCGGCGGCTCTTGGCAGCAAAAGGCCGATGCCAATTGGAAGAACCCGTACTTCTCGCAAAACGATAACAGCCCGGTGGTGTGCGTGAGCTGGAACGACGCCAAGGCCTACTGCGACTGGGCGGGCCTGCGTTTGCCCACCGAGGCCGAGTGGGAGAAGGCAGCCAGAGGGACGGATGGACGTTCTTATCCGTGGGGAAATGGATGGGATGGCAACAAGTGTAATCACGGTAAAGTTTCATCGCCATATACTGATGCCAGCGATGGCTACGAATACACTTCACCTGTCGGCAGTTTTTCATCCGGCGTTTCGCCCTACGGGGCCTACGATATGGCCGGCAATGTGTGGGAGTGGTGCAGTGACTGGTATGGCGAAAATTACTACGGCAGTTCGCCTTCAAACAATCCTACCGGCCCGTCATCGGGCGACTCCCGGGTGCTCCGCGGCGGCAGCTTCGGCAGCTACGCCAACGATTCCGTCTGCCGCGTTGCCGCCCGCATCTACAACCTCCCGGACTACCGCACCAACTACTACGGTTTTCGCATTGCCCAGTAAAGCAAAAATTGAATATCTGTAAATCTGTAATCTGAAAATCTGGGAACCCAGAAAAGCGCTCTTTCCCTTTGGGGGAAGAGCGCAGGAAAAAATTTATGCCCAATGAATCCCTAACCCAGGCATTAATGCTTGGGTTAGGGCGCTTCGCCTGGCAGGAAGGATACGGCGCGTTTTCGGTATGTGCATCGCATATAGGTAAAGTCAGGGAATACATAAATAACCAGGAAGAACATCACCGCCATAAGACTTTTAGAGAAGAGATGGATGAGTTCTTAAAAGCCTATGGGATAGAGCCGCAAAGGCCGTGAACGGCCTACGGTGGTGAGAGGTGTAGGGTGGTCTCTCTCTATAACCCAGCCGTTAACGGCTGGGTTATAGAGGAGGCTTACACCTAGGTACCAAGGCCATTCATGGCCTTAGAGAGCGGCGGCCGGTAGTCCGCAACGATGAACGCTGCCGCCGGGCAAATATTTCAGTTTTCACATACATGAAACCAAAAAACGGAGGATCTCGGCTGCGCCCTACCGCGACCGGGTGGCCTGCCCTGAAGGGGCTGGGAAAAATAGCCTGCGGCTTAAGCCACAGGCTAAAGAGGAACGGATACCCCGCCCTATCGGGGCGGGCCTGTCCGCCTATATGGGTTGCTTGCTAATGGCGGAGAAATGTAATATGCATCATCCGCAACCCTGCGCCGCTTTTCGGGCGCGTATTGACGGATACATCTGATACCGGTGGCTGAAGCCCACCGGCTATAATCCTGCACGCCTTCAGCGTGATAATTCAAATCCGGCGGTGGCCGGTGGTTTCGATACACCCCTTCGGGGCACTCAACCACCGGCGGGGCGGCGGAAAAAATAAAAATGGAGACCTGAAAATGGAAACGATAAAACGGGAAGCAATCAAGGTGATTTCGAAATTGCCCGAGACGGCCAATATAGATGACATAATGTACGAGATTTATGTCATTGATAAAATCAAAAAGGCCAGGGAATCCTCTAAACGAG is a window encoding:
- a CDS encoding type II toxin-antitoxin system HicA family toxin; protein product: MKKRELLQKLLSGSKNIRFSEATTCAELFGFRLDRIKGSHHIFIHPDVPELVNRQDAKGKAKPYHVKQLLKIIERYNLQMEGRE
- a CDS encoding type II toxin-antitoxin system HicB family antitoxin, translated to MRDYHINLFYSEDDEGYIADIPDLKHCSAFGATPEEALQEVLKAKEAWLEAARANGKPIPAPHFRPLIYQVA
- a CDS encoding formylglycine-generating enzyme family protein; translated protein: MFKKLFLSCLAIATIALLVVAGCGKKNPEVVNQKDSSVLIEIPAGSFIMGSNDYDDEKPIHTVYLDKYYIGKYEVTVGQFRKFVNATGYKTDAEKSGGAYVYTGGSWQQKADANWKNPYFSQNDNSPVVCVSWNDAKAYCDWAGLRLPTEAEWEKAARGTDGRSYPWGNGWDGNKCNHGKVSSPYTDASDGYEYTSPVGSFSSGVSPYGAYDMAGNVWEWCSDWYGENYYGSSPSNNPTGPSSGDSRVLRGGSFGSYANDSVCRVAARIYNLPDYRTNYYGFRIAQ
- a CDS encoding AAA family ATPase, producing MDYERFFKLSADPFSNVPDSRFYYDSPQHSNAIMRLAHVAERMRGLGVLIGDVGSGKTMLARRLLDILREDGRFETSLLILTHSEFSPIWFLRRIGSLLGVKELSEDKTQVSSAVARRLMEIHAEGRKPVILIDEANLLRGQAILEEVRGLLNLELSDVRLITFILFGMAEIEQNLLVDSSLSQRVAVKYYLGALDEAAIKEYVQHRLVIAGREEELFTETAYELIARYSQGRPRLINAICDNCLIEGYLLEKDMLDASVVQTVVYNLGIDRGQEEQAPVSETAAGGDYQF